GCAACCGCCCCATCCCATCCTTGCAGGAATCGGGATACATACGCGTTTTTTCGATATCTTTGATGGTGATCAGTCCCTGCAAACGATTATCGTCATCGACTACCAACAGTTTTTCAATGCGATGTTTATGCAGCAGAACCTTAGCTTCATCCATGCCAATACCCTTGGAAACCGTAACCAGATTGTCCTTGGTCATAATATCCCGCAAAGGCCGGTCCATCTGCGTTTCAAAACGCAGGTCCCGATTAGTGACGATCCCAACCAACCGATTCCCATCAACAATCGGCACCCCGGAAATGCGATACTTCTCCATGACCTTTAAAACTTCATGGACCAGATTATCAGGAGCCATGGTGATCGGGTCAACAATCATGCCGCTTTCCGACTTTTTGACCTTATCCACCTCAAGGGCCTGGGCCTCAATTGACATATTTTTGTGAATGATGCCGATACCGCCCTCTCGAGCCATGCAGATCGCGGTTTTTGACTCGGTCACCGTATCCATGGCCGCGCTGAGCAACGGGTTTTTGAGCTTAATATCCCGAGTCAACCAGGTCGAAAGATCAACCTCATGCGGCAGAATGGCGGAATAACTCGGCTGTATCAAGACATCATCAAAAGT
The genomic region above belongs to Pseudomonadota bacterium and contains:
- a CDS encoding CBS domain-containing protein, which codes for MKSEKIRVGLTFDDVLIQPSYSAILPHEVDLSTWLTRDIKLKNPLLSAAMDTVTESKTAICMAREGGIGIIHKNMSIEAQALEVDKVKKSESGMIVDPITMAPDNLVHEVLKVMEKYRISGVPIVDGNRLVGIVTNRDLRFETQMDRPLRDIMTKDNLVTVSKGIGMDEAKVLLHKHRIEKLLVVDDDNRLQGLITIKDIEKTRMYPDSCKDGMGRL